One part of the Meiothermus sp. CFH 77666 genome encodes these proteins:
- a CDS encoding ABC transporter ATP-binding protein, with the protein MKLTVTDLTAGYAKAQVLFGLGLEVAEGELVALLGANGAGKTTALRTISGLLKPWSGSVALDGQSLLGVSAARRARLGLGHVPEGRQLFSLMSVEENLLLGAAFLAWPSKSDQLERIYALFPRLAERRGQMAGTLSGGEQQMLAIGRALMGKPRILMVDEPSLGLSPKLAEEVLSTLSQVKKEGVGVLLVEQNVALSLEVADRGYVVEHGRVVLQGSAQELASNEGVQKAYLAL; encoded by the coding sequence GTGAAGCTCACCGTGACCGACCTGACTGCAGGCTATGCCAAGGCACAGGTCTTGTTCGGGCTGGGCCTCGAGGTAGCCGAGGGCGAACTCGTAGCCCTGCTGGGCGCCAACGGCGCGGGCAAAACCACCGCTCTACGTACCATTTCCGGCCTTCTCAAGCCCTGGTCGGGAAGCGTTGCCCTGGATGGGCAGAGCTTGCTGGGGGTTTCAGCGGCCAGACGGGCCCGCCTGGGCCTGGGGCACGTGCCGGAGGGCCGCCAGCTTTTTTCGCTAATGAGCGTGGAGGAAAACCTCCTGCTGGGGGCTGCCTTCCTGGCCTGGCCCAGCAAATCTGACCAGCTGGAGCGCATTTACGCCCTTTTTCCCCGTCTGGCCGAGCGCCGCGGGCAGATGGCCGGTACGCTCTCGGGGGGCGAGCAGCAGATGCTGGCCATCGGACGCGCCTTGATGGGCAAACCGCGCATCCTGATGGTGGACGAACCCAGCCTGGGCCTCTCCCCCAAACTGGCCGAGGAGGTGCTCAGCACCCTGTCACAGGTGAAAAAGGAGGGGGTGGGTGTACTTCTGGTGGAGCAAAACGTGGCTTTGAGCCTCGAGGTAGCCGACCGGGGCTATGTGGTGGAACACGGCAGGGTGGTCTTGCAGGGCAGCGCCCAGGAGCTTGCGAGCAACGAAGGCGTGCAAAAAGCCTACCTGGCTTTGTGA
- a CDS encoding ABC transporter ATP-binding protein, whose translation MLRVAGLSKRFGGVVAAREVTLEVRSGEILAVIGPNGAGKSTLLNLLSGLIRPDAGQIEFLGEDITHAPPEVRAWKGLGRAFQIVQPFPEMTVRENLMVGALYGKPGTSLKTARQVVEQVIELTDLTGKADTEAGELTLLEDKRLELARALCTQPRLLLLDEVMAGLRPAEAMEAVELVKRTRASGVTVLFIEHLMPVVRALADRVVVMDYGQVIAEGRYEEVAANARVREAYLGRSA comes from the coding sequence ATGCTTAGGGTTGCCGGCTTGAGCAAACGCTTTGGCGGGGTGGTGGCGGCCCGGGAGGTGACCCTCGAGGTTCGCAGCGGCGAAATCCTGGCGGTGATCGGCCCCAACGGCGCCGGCAAGAGCACCCTGCTCAACCTGCTGTCGGGCCTTATCCGCCCCGATGCCGGGCAGATCGAGTTTCTGGGCGAGGACATCACCCACGCCCCGCCCGAAGTACGGGCCTGGAAGGGGCTGGGGCGGGCCTTTCAAATTGTGCAGCCCTTCCCCGAGATGACCGTGCGGGAGAACCTGATGGTAGGCGCCCTCTACGGCAAGCCCGGCACCTCCCTCAAGACCGCCCGGCAAGTGGTTGAGCAGGTCATCGAGCTGACCGACCTGACCGGCAAAGCCGACACCGAAGCGGGGGAGCTGACCCTGCTCGAGGACAAGCGCCTCGAGCTCGCCCGTGCGCTGTGCACCCAGCCCAGGCTGCTGCTCCTGGATGAGGTGATGGCCGGCCTGCGCCCGGCAGAGGCCATGGAGGCGGTGGAGCTTGTTAAGCGCACCCGGGCCAGCGGGGTCACGGTTTTGTTCATTGAGCACCTGATGCCGGTGGTACGGGCGCTGGCCGACCGGGTGGTGGTGATGGACTACGGCCAGGTGATTGCCGAGGGTCGCTACGAGGAGGTCGCGGCGAATGCCAGGGTGCGTGAAGCCTATCTGGGGAGGAGTGCATGA
- a CDS encoding branched-chain amino acid ABC transporter permease, translated as MDLLLQTLINGILAAGIYALVASGLALAVGVVGIVNFAHGEFSMIGAFVSYLLFVWAGIDPLISLGLAALVLFLVGAITYYGLIRPVLAAPELNQMLLTFGISVALQNIALLLFGADTRVVSTSYQGATIALGGISFGVPPFAAFVLSVGLLGALYWFLGKTRLGFAVRAVAQNRLAPGLLGIETQQIYLLAFGLSAALAGIAGVMLSVMLYASPTVGFAYTLKAFAIIVMAGLGNLRGVVPAAIILALAEAFVSTYVPGGGGWVEAVFFLVIFLALTWRSWRLS; from the coding sequence ATGGACTTACTGCTACAAACCCTTATCAACGGCATCCTGGCCGCCGGCATCTATGCGCTGGTGGCCAGTGGGCTGGCCCTGGCGGTGGGCGTGGTGGGTATTGTGAACTTTGCCCACGGCGAGTTCTCCATGATCGGGGCTTTTGTGTCGTACCTGCTCTTTGTGTGGGCGGGCATTGACCCCCTGATCTCGCTGGGGCTGGCTGCCCTGGTGCTGTTTCTGGTTGGGGCCATCACCTACTATGGCCTGATCCGGCCTGTGCTGGCCGCACCGGAGCTCAACCAGATGTTGCTGACTTTTGGCATCTCCGTAGCCCTCCAGAATATCGCCTTGCTGCTGTTCGGCGCGGATACTCGAGTGGTCTCCACCAGTTATCAAGGCGCGACCATTGCCCTGGGCGGCATTTCCTTTGGTGTGCCGCCCTTTGCCGCTTTCGTGCTCTCGGTGGGCCTGCTGGGTGCGCTCTACTGGTTCCTGGGCAAAACCCGACTGGGCTTTGCGGTGCGTGCGGTGGCCCAGAACCGCCTGGCGCCGGGTTTGCTGGGCATCGAGACCCAGCAGATTTACCTGCTGGCCTTTGGCCTTTCCGCCGCGCTAGCCGGGATTGCCGGGGTAATGCTCTCGGTGATGCTGTACGCCTCCCCCACTGTGGGCTTTGCCTATACCCTCAAAGCCTTTGCCATCATCGTGATGGCCGGTCTGGGCAACCTGCGGGGCGTGGTTCCAGCCGCCATCATCCTGGCCCTGGCCGAGGCTTTTGTGAGCACATACGTACCGGGTGGGGGCGGCTGGGTGGAGGCGGTGTTCTTTTTGGTCATCTTTCTGGCCCTGACCTGGCGTAGCTGGAGGCTGTCATGA
- a CDS encoding branched-chain amino acid ABC transporter permease has translation MMLAAVLLLLALVLPGLPLGQWRAFALDTAQFAFLISGLALAWDLLARTGQLSLAHGAFFGLGAYAAALSAPALGTVPALLVGGAVAALFSLLLGLATLRLHGMYFAIATLAFSEVMRTLVLKAQFTGGSIGLPVQPAFGGAYPLGGYYLAVAVLVICTVTSLLLSRSRLHYAMAATRQGEAVARVLGVPVVRVKLVTFMISAFLAGLAGGVYAMKTLFLSPYDAFGLGRAVEALVIPIFGGLYTTTGPLLGGLIIVSLETWLRLRIGEGYLVVYGVVLVLTILFLPKGLMSLFARRKGARHA, from the coding sequence ATGATGCTGGCGGCGGTATTGCTGCTCCTGGCGCTGGTGTTGCCGGGGCTGCCCCTGGGCCAGTGGCGGGCCTTCGCGCTGGACACAGCGCAATTCGCGTTCTTGATCAGCGGCCTGGCGCTGGCCTGGGATCTGCTGGCCCGCACGGGACAACTTTCGCTGGCCCACGGGGCTTTTTTTGGGCTGGGGGCCTACGCAGCCGCCCTGAGCGCCCCTGCGCTGGGAACCGTGCCCGCGCTTCTGGTGGGGGGGGCGGTAGCGGCGCTCTTTAGCCTGCTGCTGGGGCTCGCGACCTTGCGGCTGCACGGCATGTACTTCGCCATCGCCACCCTGGCCTTCAGCGAGGTGATGCGCACACTGGTGCTCAAAGCACAGTTCACCGGCGGCTCGATTGGCCTGCCGGTACAGCCTGCTTTTGGGGGGGCCTACCCGCTGGGAGGCTACTACCTGGCGGTGGCCGTGCTGGTCATCTGCACCGTGACCAGCCTGCTCCTGAGCAGGAGCCGCCTTCACTACGCCATGGCGGCCACCCGGCAAGGGGAAGCGGTGGCCAGGGTGCTGGGGGTGCCGGTGGTGCGGGTCAAGCTGGTGACGTTCATGATCTCGGCCTTCCTGGCCGGGCTCGCGGGCGGGGTGTACGCCATGAAGACCCTGTTTCTCTCGCCCTACGATGCCTTCGGCCTGGGCCGGGCCGTCGAGGCCCTGGTGATTCCGATTTTTGGGGGGCTTTATACCACCACCGGGCCGCTCCTGGGGGGCTTGATTATTGTGAGCCTCGAGACCTGGCTGCGCCTGCGCATCGGTGAGGGCTACCTGGTGGTGTACGGGGTGGTGCTGGTACTCACCATCCTGTTCCTCCCCAAGGGTTTGATGAGCCTGTTTGCCCGCCGCAAAGGAGCCCGCCATGCTTAG